Proteins encoded in a region of the Candidatus Marinimicrobia bacterium CG08_land_8_20_14_0_20_45_22 genome:
- a CDS encoding molecular chaperone DnaK — MGKIIGIDLGTTNSCVAVMEGGKPRVLENSEGKTTTPSVVVFKKDGERVVGDTAKRQVVTNHDRAIYSIKRFMGRLFREVTREREEVPFKVIEGSSGDARVNIAGHDYSPPEISAMILQKMKQTAEEKLGEKITEAVITVPAYFNDSQRQATKDAGKIAGLDVKRIINEPTAAALAYGLDKKKDEKIAVYDLGGGTFDISILEIGDGVFEVKSTNGDTHLGGDDFDQRVIEWLIDEFKRKESIDLKKDPMAMQRLKEAAEKAKIELSSNQETEINLPYITAGAAGPIHMMEKITRAKFESLVDDLIEKTRRPCELALQDANLKQSDINEVILVGGSTRIPKVQQLVKELFGKEPNRSVNPDEVVAVGAAIQGGVLGGEVHDILLLDVTPLSLGIETLGGVATRLIERNTTIPTRKSEIFSTAADNQTTVEIHVLQGERSMANDNKSIGRFHLDGVAPAPRGIPQIEVTFDIDANGILNVSAKDKATGKEQSVRIQTSSGLTDDEKERMVHDAKLHEEEDKKRKEEIDTRNQADALVYQTEKNMKEYGDKLEPDEKGRINTELEQLKKVQSGSDVKATKEGIENLNRVWNEVSTKMYERVKTQTPPPNESGPTEEPPKQEPTGEKKDDNIEDADFEVVDDKK, encoded by the coding sequence ATGGGAAAAATTATTGGAATCGACCTCGGCACAACCAATTCATGTGTTGCCGTTATGGAAGGCGGCAAACCGCGCGTGCTGGAAAATTCAGAGGGCAAAACTACTACACCTTCTGTCGTAGTTTTTAAAAAGGACGGCGAACGAGTAGTTGGCGATACTGCCAAGCGGCAAGTCGTGACAAATCACGATCGCGCCATTTATTCAATCAAACGGTTTATGGGAAGACTTTTCAGAGAAGTGACACGGGAACGCGAGGAAGTTCCGTTTAAAGTCATCGAGGGTTCCAGCGGCGACGCGCGTGTCAATATTGCCGGACATGATTATTCTCCGCCAGAAATCAGTGCGATGATTCTTCAAAAAATGAAACAAACTGCGGAAGAAAAACTCGGCGAAAAAATCACCGAAGCCGTCATCACCGTCCCAGCCTACTTCAACGATTCTCAACGTCAGGCTACGAAAGACGCCGGAAAAATCGCCGGCCTTGATGTCAAACGAATCATCAATGAACCGACAGCCGCGGCATTGGCTTACGGCCTCGATAAGAAAAAAGACGAAAAAATTGCCGTATATGATCTCGGCGGCGGAACGTTCGACATTTCCATTTTGGAAATCGGAGACGGCGTTTTTGAAGTAAAATCCACCAACGGCGATACCCATCTTGGCGGCGATGATTTCGATCAACGTGTCATCGAATGGCTCATCGACGAGTTCAAACGCAAAGAGAGCATTGATTTAAAAAAAGATCCGATGGCCATGCAAAGGCTCAAAGAAGCCGCTGAAAAAGCGAAAATTGAATTGTCTTCGAATCAGGAAACTGAAATCAACCTGCCTTACATTACGGCAGGCGCCGCGGGTCCGATCCACATGATGGAAAAAATTACACGAGCCAAATTTGAGTCTCTGGTTGACGATCTCATCGAAAAAACCAGACGCCCCTGCGAACTAGCATTGCAGGATGCAAATCTAAAACAATCCGACATCAATGAAGTGATTCTCGTCGGCGGGAGTACGCGTATTCCAAAGGTTCAGCAATTAGTCAAAGAATTATTCGGAAAAGAACCTAACAGAAGCGTCAATCCCGACGAAGTCGTTGCCGTAGGCGCGGCTATTCAAGGCGGTGTCCTCGGCGGTGAAGTTCATGATATACTGTTACTGGATGTTACACCGCTATCTCTTGGCATCGAAACACTCGGTGGCGTTGCGACACGACTCATTGAAAGAAACACGACGATTCCTACCCGAAAGAGTGAAATCTTTTCGACTGCCGCCGATAATCAGACGACCGTCGAAATTCATGTGCTTCAGGGCGAACGTTCGATGGCAAACGATAATAAGAGCATCGGACGATTTCATCTGGATGGCGTCGCTCCCGCCCCACGCGGCATTCCTCAAATCGAAGTGACATTTGATATTGATGCCAATGGAATATTGAACGTTTCTGCAAAAGACAAAGCAACTGGTAAAGAACAGAGTGTTCGGATTCAAACTTCAAGCGGTTTAACTGATGACGAAAAGGAACGCATGGTGCATGACGCTAAACTTCACGAAGAAGAAGACAAGAAACGGAAGGAGGAAATCGATACGCGAAATCAGGCCGACGCGCTCGTTTATCAAACCGAAAAAAATATGAAAGAATATGGAGATAAACTCGAACCTGATGAAAAAGGACGTATTAACACCGAACTGGAACAGTTGAAGAAAGTTCAGAGCGGCTCCGATGTAAAGGCTACGAAAGAAGGCATCGAGAACCTGAATCGTGTCTGGAATGAAGTTTCCACAAAGATGTATGAACGCGTCAAGACGCAGACGCCTCCTCCGAATGAGAGCGGTCCAACGGAAGAACCTCCCAAACAGGAGCCAACAGGCGAAAAGAAAGATGATAATATCGAAGACGCTGACTTCGAGGTCGTGGACGATAAGAAATAA
- a CDS encoding AsnC family transcriptional regulator, with protein MIDSIDVQILNILQKEGRIQRNRIAEMVGLTIPAVSERMRKLEKKGIIAGYHAKVNNLAIGKDVTAFVFAMTSPSNNYDEFVKRSRDTSDIIECHSITGEGSHLLKIQTDNTSTLEKLLSRIQSWPGVLQTRTYIVLSSYKDHSALQPADSLIKK; from the coding sequence ATGATCGATTCAATTGATGTTCAAATCTTGAACATCCTCCAAAAAGAGGGTCGAATTCAAAGAAATCGCATTGCCGAGATGGTCGGTTTAACAATCCCAGCAGTGAGCGAAAGAATGAGAAAACTCGAAAAGAAGGGCATCATCGCCGGTTATCACGCCAAGGTTAATAATTTAGCCATTGGCAAAGACGTCACAGCCTTTGTTTTCGCTATGACTTCCCCATCGAATAATTATGACGAGTTCGTCAAAAGAAGCAGAGATACCAGCGACATCATTGAATGTCACTCTATTACCGGTGAAGGTTCACATCTTCTTAAAATACAAACCGATAATACTTCCACATTAGAAAAATTGTTATCCAGAATTCAATCTTGGCCTGGCGTTTTACAAACCAGAACTTATATCGTTTTGTCAAGTTATAAGGATCATTCAGCGCTTCAACCGGCTGATTCATTAATTAAAAAATAA
- a CDS encoding Clp protease ClpC, which yields MKENFSKKIQQVVRLAREEAIRLDHNYIGSEHLLLAILKLEQSTTVEILMSMDIEIDELIRSVEEATQANGGTMMVGRLPLTKQAENVLRNAYTEAQNVGSDVIGDEHLFLSLLKEQEGSAGHTLSSYGIDYYNFKNELTNPLTDKSKSTRAEKKSIKTPALDHFSRDITEKARKGELDPVIGRDKEIERVAQILSRRKKNNPVLIGEPGVGKTAIAEGLALRVIAKKVPRLLQNKRIIDLDLASIVAGTKYRGQFEERIKTIMDELEHADNVILFIDELHTLVGAGSASGSLDASNMFKPALARGDLHCIGATTLDEYRKFIEKDGALERRFQKIIINPPSREESLDILKGLRTKYEEHHKVKYDDKALWIAVELSDRYITDKYLPDKAIDVMDEAGSRVHLHDVNIPEEIVVLEEKVDDITHLKEQVIRDQNFEKAAELRDHERKIKDSLKKAQEKWEAIQDKERIVVTEDDVADVVAMMTGIPVNRIAESENKKLLVMEEELKKHIIGQDKAIQTISSAIRRARAGLKDPKRPIGSFLFLGPTGVGKTELAKIIAEYVFDSPNALIKIDMSEYMEKFAVSRLIGAPPGYVGYEEGGELTEKIRRQPYSVVLFDEIEKAHRDIFNILLQIFDDGVLTDSYGRRVDFKNTIIIMTSNIGSRHIKNATFGFSKENLETEYESIKKRLLDETSKTFNPEFLNRIDDPIVFRPLSREDILQIIDIQLRSITDHLKTSNTTLIFDDLAKDVILENGFKPEFGARPLRRAIQSLIEDPIAEQMLQGKLTKNAPIYISAENQKITFLQKELNERVYVPPSNN from the coding sequence ATGAAAGAAAATTTTTCGAAGAAAATCCAGCAGGTTGTCCGACTCGCTCGCGAAGAAGCGATTCGGCTTGACCATAACTATATCGGCAGTGAGCATCTTCTTTTAGCCATTCTCAAACTCGAACAAAGCACCACCGTCGAAATTCTCATGAGCATGGACATTGAAATCGACGAATTGATCAGGTCTGTCGAAGAAGCCACACAGGCTAACGGCGGCACGATGATGGTTGGAAGACTTCCACTGACGAAACAGGCTGAAAATGTCCTGAGAAACGCCTACACGGAAGCGCAAAATGTCGGCTCAGACGTCATCGGCGATGAACATCTTTTCCTTTCCTTGCTCAAAGAACAGGAAGGTTCTGCCGGACACACGCTTTCATCTTATGGCATTGATTACTATAATTTCAAAAACGAATTAACCAATCCGCTGACCGATAAATCCAAATCGACACGCGCCGAAAAAAAGTCTATCAAAACGCCGGCGCTTGATCATTTTTCACGTGACATCACCGAAAAAGCACGAAAAGGAGAATTAGATCCGGTTATCGGACGAGATAAAGAGATCGAACGCGTCGCCCAGATTCTATCGCGCCGGAAGAAAAACAATCCAGTCCTGATCGGCGAACCGGGCGTAGGCAAAACCGCGATTGCTGAAGGTTTGGCCCTTCGCGTCATCGCTAAAAAAGTACCGCGTCTCCTCCAAAATAAACGAATTATTGACCTTGATCTCGCCTCCATCGTCGCGGGAACAAAATATCGTGGTCAGTTTGAAGAACGAATTAAAACGATCATGGATGAACTGGAACACGCGGACAATGTGATATTATTCATCGATGAATTACACACACTCGTCGGCGCTGGAAGTGCTTCCGGTTCGTTAGACGCTTCCAATATGTTCAAACCGGCATTAGCGCGCGGAGACCTTCACTGTATTGGCGCAACTACTCTCGACGAATACCGCAAATTCATTGAAAAAGATGGCGCGCTCGAGCGAAGATTTCAGAAGATTATCATCAATCCGCCTTCGCGGGAGGAGTCTCTCGACATTCTAAAAGGACTCCGCACAAAATACGAAGAGCATCATAAGGTCAAGTATGACGATAAGGCTCTCTGGATCGCCGTAGAACTCAGCGATCGGTATATTACCGATAAATATCTACCAGATAAAGCGATCGATGTGATGGATGAAGCCGGTTCAAGAGTGCATTTGCACGATGTCAACATTCCTGAAGAAATCGTCGTATTAGAGGAGAAAGTGGATGACATCACGCATCTAAAAGAGCAAGTTATTCGGGATCAAAATTTTGAAAAAGCCGCCGAACTGCGCGATCATGAACGAAAAATCAAAGACTCATTGAAAAAAGCACAGGAAAAGTGGGAAGCCATTCAGGATAAAGAACGAATTGTCGTAACCGAAGACGATGTTGCCGATGTCGTTGCCATGATGACAGGCATTCCTGTCAATAGGATTGCAGAATCGGAAAACAAAAAATTATTGGTTATGGAAGAGGAACTAAAAAAACATATTATCGGTCAGGATAAAGCGATTCAGACAATTTCCAGCGCCATCCGACGGGCGCGTGCCGGATTAAAAGATCCCAAACGTCCTATTGGCTCATTCCTTTTTTTAGGACCAACTGGCGTCGGTAAGACCGAACTCGCCAAAATAATCGCAGAATACGTTTTTGACAGCCCAAATGCGCTGATCAAGATCGACATGTCTGAATACATGGAAAAATTCGCCGTTTCGCGACTCATCGGCGCTCCTCCCGGTTATGTCGGCTATGAAGAAGGCGGCGAATTGACGGAAAAAATACGCCGACAACCTTATTCTGTCGTCCTCTTTGACGAAATCGAAAAAGCGCATCGTGACATTTTCAACATTCTTCTTCAAATCTTCGACGACGGCGTTTTAACAGACAGCTACGGCAGACGCGTGGATTTCAAGAATACGATTATCATCATGACTTCAAACATAGGCTCACGGCATATAAAAAACGCCACATTCGGATTCTCGAAAGAAAATCTCGAAACGGAATACGAATCTATCAAAAAACGTCTTTTAGATGAAACGAGTAAAACTTTTAATCCGGAATTTTTAAACAGGATCGACGATCCGATCGTCTTTCGCCCACTCTCTCGCGAAGATATTTTACAGATCATCGACATCCAGTTAAGATCGATCACGGATCATCTCAAGACGAGTAACACGACGCTCATTTTCGATGATCTTGCCAAGGATGTTATTCTTGAAAACGGATTTAAACCGGAATTCGGCGCCAGACCGCTGAGACGGGCAATTCAATCATTGATAGAAGATCCCATAGCTGAGCAGATGTTGCAGGGTAAATTGACAAAGAATGCACCAATCTACATCAGCGCAGAAAATCAAAAAATCACTTTCTTACAGAAAGAGTTGAATGAGAGAGTTTACGTGCCCCCTTCAAATAATTAA
- a CDS encoding cation:proton antiporter, producing the protein MRKLVILILLLIITLGVFIPIQKIPFGKPRTEIADYYINNGKEQTGAANIVTSVVISYRGFDTLGEVTVLFLATIGLGTVLATVKRKEDRKTVKASLILSTGCKFLFPLILLFGAYIFLHGHLTPGGGFQGGAVIASAFVLMYLGCHNEKRINETGSVLFDSIGGLTFIVVGLVGLAIGTGYFLYNFLPLGKFNTLMSAGIIPIIYIAIGFKVGSELSKIIDLLMEES; encoded by the coding sequence ATGAGAAAATTAGTCATATTAATCTTACTATTGATAATCACGCTGGGTGTTTTTATACCGATACAGAAAATACCGTTTGGTAAACCGAGAACAGAAATAGCTGATTATTACATCAATAACGGGAAAGAGCAAACCGGAGCCGCCAATATTGTTACTTCGGTAGTGATCAGTTATCGGGGTTTTGATACACTTGGAGAAGTAACAGTCCTGTTTCTTGCCACAATTGGATTGGGCACCGTACTCGCAACGGTTAAAAGAAAAGAAGACCGAAAAACAGTGAAAGCCAGTCTGATTCTTTCTACGGGATGCAAATTTTTGTTTCCGCTTATTTTGTTATTTGGCGCTTATATATTCCTTCACGGACACCTAACTCCCGGAGGAGGATTTCAGGGCGGCGCTGTTATCGCTTCGGCATTCGTTCTGATGTATCTTGGCTGTCATAATGAAAAGAGAATCAATGAAACCGGAAGTGTGTTATTCGACTCTATCGGCGGATTGACATTTATTGTCGTTGGATTAGTTGGTTTAGCCATTGGCACTGGTTATTTTCTATATAATTTTTTGCCATTGGGTAAATTTAATACATTGATGAGCGCTGGCATTATCCCAATAATCTATATCGCCATTGGATTCAAAGTGGGCTCGGAATTGAGTAAAATCATAGACTTGTTAATGGAGGAGAGTTGA
- a CDS encoding peptide chain release factor 2 gives MPNCGGFFDVDEKIKLADSLRVLTVDPNFWNDQEKAQSTLQQIRVLETSIQSYRSLESIFNEIVELIDLTKEENDESILPEVSQMIADLKHRLDNAELQTLLSGEDDAKNAILTIHPGAGGTESQDWAQMLLRMYQRWIERSGRESKIIDFLEGEGAGIKDVAMEVKGEFAYGYLKSEAGIHRLVRISPFDANHRRHTSFASVFVYPEIDDDIEFDINPDDLKIDTFRASGAGGQHVNKTDSAIRITHVPTGIVVQCQNERSQFKNKAGAMKILRARLYQHYKEERDKERSEIEKTKKDISWGNQIRSYVFQPYTLVKDHRTKHETGNIQAVMDGDIDEFLHQFLVMNTQKEKQTVE, from the coding sequence TTGCCGAACTGCGGAGGTTTCTTTGACGTTGACGAAAAAATAAAACTCGCCGACTCGCTTAGGGTTCTGACTGTTGATCCTAATTTTTGGAACGATCAGGAAAAAGCGCAATCGACTCTTCAGCAAATCCGAGTCCTTGAAACTTCCATCCAATCCTATCGATCGCTGGAGTCAATTTTCAATGAAATCGTTGAATTGATCGATCTAACTAAGGAAGAAAATGATGAATCAATCCTTCCGGAAGTCAGCCAAATGATCGCGGATTTGAAGCATCGTTTGGATAATGCCGAACTTCAAACACTCTTAAGCGGCGAGGATGATGCTAAAAACGCCATTCTAACCATTCATCCGGGCGCTGGCGGAACGGAGTCACAGGACTGGGCTCAAATGTTGCTTCGCATGTATCAGCGCTGGATTGAACGCTCCGGGCGAGAATCCAAGATCATCGATTTCTTAGAAGGTGAAGGCGCCGGCATCAAAGACGTTGCAATGGAAGTAAAAGGCGAATTCGCATACGGTTATCTTAAATCTGAAGCGGGAATCCACCGGCTCGTCCGCATTTCGCCTTTCGACGCCAATCATCGTCGCCATACTTCTTTCGCATCGGTATTCGTTTATCCAGAAATCGATGACGATATCGAATTCGATATCAATCCGGACGACTTGAAAATCGATACTTTCCGCGCAAGTGGTGCTGGTGGACAACACGTCAACAAAACCGATTCCGCGATCCGAATCACGCACGTTCCGACCGGAATTGTCGTTCAATGTCAGAACGAACGAAGCCAATTCAAAAACAAAGCCGGAGCGATGAAAATCCTACGTGCACGACTTTACCAGCATTACAAAGAGGAACGCGACAAAGAGCGATCAGAAATTGAAAAAACTAAAAAAGATATTTCCTGGGGAAATCAAATCCGTTCCTATGTTTTCCAGCCTTATACACTCGTGAAAGACCATCGTACGAAACATGAAACAGGCAACATTCAGGCAGTAATGGACGGCGACATCGACGAATTCCTTCACCAATTTCTCGTTATGAACACCCAAAAGGAGAAACAAACAGTTGAATAA
- a CDS encoding cation:proton antiporter, giving the protein MNYSIFIVFLGLIMGGVLMGLIRMLKGPTASDRAVAVDAITTTTVALLVILAFIFKRYVYVEVSLVYALLSFVGLCAIARFLEKGF; this is encoded by the coding sequence ATGAATTACTCAATATTTATTGTCTTTTTAGGTTTAATCATGGGGGGCGTTTTGATGGGATTGATCCGAATGTTGAAAGGCCCAACTGCCTCAGACCGCGCCGTGGCTGTTGACGCGATTACGACAACTACTGTAGCCTTACTGGTTATTCTGGCATTTATCTTCAAGCGTTACGTTTATGTTGAGGTTTCTCTGGTATACGCCCTTCTTTCTTTTGTAGGGCTGTGTGCGATTGCAAGATTCTTAGAAAAGGGATTTTAA
- a CDS encoding cation:proton antiporter, giving the protein MELVGIISTGIGVLFLVLGNFGILRLPDVYNRIQAGTKCTTFGTFFTIVGIGILQPEWFWKCLLIAVFVLVTNPISSHAIARASRKSGVPLCDRSVVDQTKEFEERKEA; this is encoded by the coding sequence ATGGAATTGGTTGGAATTATCTCTACGGGAATAGGTGTACTATTTTTAGTACTTGGAAATTTTGGAATCTTGCGATTGCCCGATGTTTACAATCGGATACAGGCGGGAACAAAATGCACCACTTTTGGGACGTTTTTCACTATTGTTGGAATTGGCATTCTTCAGCCGGAGTGGTTCTGGAAATGTCTTCTGATTGCTGTTTTTGTTTTAGTTACCAATCCCATATCGAGCCATGCTATCGCAAGAGCCTCAAGAAAAAGCGGTGTTCCGTTATGTGATCGAAGCGTAGTGGATCAAACCAAAGAATTTGAGGAAAGGAAAGAAGCATGA
- a CDS encoding Na+/H+ antiporter subunit E, which translates to MTENSFLTKIKNFLYLFSFLIIIWVILTNTLSAEELITGLLISLVLATVYTKNYQKLGLPPFGIKRLIYFIIYILVLFIEIIKANFDVAYRVLHPKMPIKPGIVIIKTELKQDFAKMILANSITLTPGTFVLDIKGNELLIHWIYVRSSEEEESTQKISGKFEKYLKVIFA; encoded by the coding sequence ATGACAGAAAATTCCTTTTTAACGAAAATAAAAAATTTTCTTTATCTCTTTAGTTTTCTAATAATCATATGGGTTATATTGACCAATACTCTTAGCGCTGAAGAATTAATTACAGGGCTTCTAATCAGCTTAGTGCTCGCGACAGTATATACTAAAAATTATCAAAAGCTCGGGCTTCCTCCCTTCGGAATAAAACGACTTATATATTTCATAATCTATATTCTCGTTTTGTTTATAGAAATTATAAAAGCTAATTTTGATGTGGCGTATCGAGTGCTTCATCCCAAAATGCCGATCAAGCCGGGCATCGTAATCATCAAAACGGAATTGAAACAGGATTTCGCAAAAATGATCCTTGCTAATTCTATTACTCTGACGCCAGGGACGTTTGTGCTTGATATAAAAGGCAACGAACTGCTGATCCACTGGATTTACGTCAGATCGTCTGAAGAGGAGGAGTCCACCCAAAAAATTAGTGGAAAATTTGAAAAATACTTAAAGGTGATATTTGCATGA
- a CDS encoding lipoprotein-releasing system ATP-binding protein LolD, whose protein sequence is MPLLDVLHVSKSFHNDGNEVCVLKDLSFTVEEGEVVAVMGPSGIGKSTLLNLIGTLDKPDSGEILFQGKSPFQLSDPDIARFRNGSIGFVFQFHHLLPEFTALENVMIPNMVYHNNPQKAEELAREILSRVGLQDRVQHRPSALSGGERQRVAIARALINNPKVVLADEPSGNLDAENSSMLIDLIIDLNRKYGTTFIIATHNAEIAKKSHRIIHLQKNISVSS, encoded by the coding sequence ATTCCTTTACTCGACGTTCTTCACGTTTCAAAATCGTTTCACAATGACGGTAACGAAGTCTGTGTCCTGAAAGACCTTTCCTTTACTGTGGAAGAAGGCGAAGTCGTAGCGGTAATGGGTCCATCCGGAATCGGGAAATCGACGTTATTGAATCTCATCGGAACGCTCGACAAACCGGATTCCGGCGAGATTCTTTTTCAGGGAAAATCACCATTTCAGTTGTCTGATCCGGACATCGCACGTTTCCGGAACGGTTCCATCGGATTCGTTTTCCAATTCCATCATCTTCTGCCGGAATTTACCGCTTTGGAAAATGTCATGATCCCAAACATGGTTTACCATAACAACCCGCAAAAGGCCGAAGAACTCGCCCGTGAGATTTTAAGCCGTGTCGGACTTCAGGACAGGGTTCAGCATCGTCCGTCCGCTCTTTCAGGCGGCGAAAGACAACGCGTCGCCATCGCCCGAGCGCTCATCAACAATCCGAAGGTCGTCCTCGCTGATGAGCCGTCCGGTAATCTCGACGCCGAAAACAGTTCGATGCTTATTGACCTGATTATCGACCTCAACCGGAAGTACGGAACAACGTTTATCATCGCCACTCATAACGCAGAGATCGCCAAAAAATCGCACCGGATCATCCATCTTCAGAAGAACATCTCCGTCAGTTCATGA
- the lysS gene encoding lysine--tRNA ligase has translation MNNPDPTTGKSLAEILAIRREKLDKIRELNIQPFAYEFDKTHTTAEIISRFDELFEKTNVAIAGRVMAIRKMGKASFCHIQDESGRIQVYFKADTLGETGWKLYNLLDIGDIIGVNGKVFKTHTGEITVVSEKLSILAKNLRPIPIVKEKDGTIFDAFTDKEQRYRQRYLDLIVNPQVKEVFRNRSRIVQWTRDFLNSNGFLEVDTPVLQPIYGGANARPFKTFYNALDRDFYLRIADELYLKRLIIGGFEKVYEIGKNFRNEGVDRNHNPEFTLLEFYQTYVDYNYLMDFVEAYLKFICEKIGTYQVPFGEAVIDFSMPFRRAKMFDLLESAIGKDISKFTESELRALCVEKGIAVKPNYTQGKFIELLFDEFVEGDLVQPTFVTDYPKVISPLAKSKRDGSSEIVERFELFIAGQEFSNAFSELNDPIDQRERLENQSRLRELGDEEAQSMDEDFVIGMEYGMPPTGGVGIGIDRVVMLFTNQRSIKDVILFPQMRT, from the coding sequence TTGAATAATCCCGATCCGACTACCGGCAAATCACTCGCTGAGATTCTTGCTATTCGGCGTGAAAAATTGGACAAAATCCGCGAACTAAATATCCAACCGTTCGCCTATGAATTTGACAAAACCCATACGACTGCTGAGATCATTTCTCGCTTCGACGAACTTTTTGAAAAAACCAACGTCGCAATCGCCGGCCGCGTTATGGCAATCCGTAAAATGGGAAAAGCGAGTTTTTGCCATATTCAGGATGAATCGGGACGAATTCAGGTCTATTTCAAAGCCGATACATTGGGCGAAACTGGATGGAAATTATACAACCTTTTAGACATTGGTGATATCATCGGTGTCAATGGAAAAGTTTTCAAGACGCACACCGGTGAAATCACCGTCGTCTCCGAAAAACTTTCCATTCTGGCGAAAAATCTCCGCCCGATTCCGATCGTTAAAGAAAAAGACGGGACAATTTTTGACGCATTCACCGATAAGGAACAGCGCTACCGTCAGCGTTATCTGGATTTGATTGTCAATCCGCAGGTCAAAGAGGTTTTTCGCAATCGAAGCCGAATCGTTCAATGGACGCGCGATTTTCTGAACTCGAATGGATTTCTGGAAGTTGATACGCCCGTACTCCAGCCGATTTATGGCGGCGCGAACGCCCGCCCGTTCAAGACATTTTATAACGCGCTTGACCGAGATTTTTATCTAAGAATTGCCGATGAGTTATACTTAAAACGACTTATCATCGGCGGCTTTGAAAAAGTTTACGAAATCGGGAAAAATTTCCGCAACGAAGGCGTTGATCGCAACCACAACCCAGAATTCACTTTACTGGAATTTTATCAGACTTATGTCGATTACAATTATCTGATGGATTTTGTGGAAGCCTATCTCAAGTTCATTTGCGAAAAGATCGGAACTTACCAAGTTCCCTTCGGCGAAGCGGTTATTGATTTTTCGATGCCGTTCCGTCGGGCAAAAATGTTCGATTTGTTAGAATCTGCAATCGGAAAAGACATCAGCAAATTCACGGAATCGGAACTGCGTGCGCTCTGCGTCGAAAAAGGAATCGCCGTCAAGCCAAATTACACTCAAGGAAAATTCATTGAACTTCTATTCGACGAATTTGTCGAAGGCGATCTCGTCCAGCCGACATTCGTCACGGATTATCCAAAAGTAATCTCGCCTCTTGCTAAATCCAAACGCGACGGCTCGTCCGAAATCGTCGAGCGGTTCGAACTTTTCATCGCCGGGCAGGAATTTTCCAACGCCTTTAGCGAATTGAATGACCCAATTGATCAACGTGAACGCCTGGAAAATCAAAGCCGACTTAGAGAACTGGGCGATGAAGAAGCGCAGTCGATGGATGAAGATTTCGTTATCGGGATGGAATACGGTATGCCGCCAACCGGCGGCGTCGGAATCGGAATCGATCGCGTTGTCATGCTTTTCACAAATCAGCGCTCGATTAAAGACGTTATTCTATTTCCGCAAATGCGAACATAA
- a CDS encoding redox-sensing transcriptional repressor Rex, translating into MQTQCGVKLRIRPIPDETISRLFPYLRALICLTEKGYKIVSSNRLSELCNINPSIIRKDLSYFGEFGKRGIGYNVVDLLKTIRGILKIQKIKKVVLIGVGNIGRALLSYPNFPSEGIKIIAAFDNDKEKIGTTINGITIQDIKEMEKIVQTENVKICILATPVPVTCEIANRLADKGINAILSFTPCRINMPKNIEVKCIDLSTELTRLIYYSHNNL; encoded by the coding sequence ATACAAACACAATGTGGAGTGAAGTTGAGAATAAGACCAATACCTGATGAGACCATAAGCCGACTCTTTCCATATTTAAGAGCATTGATCTGCCTTACCGAAAAAGGATATAAGATCGTGTCCTCCAATCGCTTATCGGAACTATGCAACATAAATCCCTCAATAATCAGAAAAGATTTATCCTATTTCGGTGAATTCGGCAAGCGCGGTATCGGTTACAATGTAGTTGATCTTCTCAAGACAATTCGTGGAATTCTAAAAATCCAAAAAATTAAAAAAGTCGTCCTTATCGGCGTGGGCAATATCGGCAGAGCCCTGCTGTCTTATCCCAATTTTCCTTCTGAAGGTATTAAAATTATTGCCGCTTTTGATAATGATAAAGAAAAAATAGGCACAACGATCAACGGAATTACCATCCAGGATATAAAGGAAATGGAGAAAATAGTCCAAACTGAAAATGTTAAAATATGTATCCTCGCGACTCCCGTTCCCGTAACCTGTGAAATTGCCAACAGATTGGCAGACAAGGGAATCAATGCGATACTCTCTTTCACTCCCTGCCGAATTAATATGCCTAAAAATATTGAAGTGAAATGTATTGACTTAAGCACTGAATTAACTAGGCTTATCTATTACTCTCACAATAACTTGTAA